A window from Nitrospirota bacterium encodes these proteins:
- the prmC gene encoding peptide chain release factor N(5)-glutamine methyltransferase, which produces MGQRGEVKNGMNGNLAAENKLLEDASPPKTFIALVRSGGKYLQSLGIGDNPRLQAERLLGSLLKCRRLDLYLNAGSADPSLVEAFHALLERRGNGEPLQYLTGEQEFLKRSFKVGQGVLIPRQETELLVREALRYLKIGPFIDLGTGSGCIGISLLLESKEAVQGFGLDFSEEAIAYARENAQSLGIVPRSLHFRTGDLFSPLPAQLRNSFEMIVSNPPYLNMHLDKIEPSVRLFEPRVALDGGEGGIKVYERIFSEAGLWLKCGGFLILEIGYNQKAAILNLLKKFPFLKVINVTRDEQDIDRVMTMIYDPV; this is translated from the coding sequence ATGGGACAACGCGGAGAAGTTAAGAACGGCATGAACGGAAACCTGGCCGCTGAGAATAAACTTTTAGAAGATGCCTCTCCCCCCAAGACGTTTATCGCGCTCGTGAGGAGCGGAGGGAAATATCTTCAATCCCTGGGCATCGGTGATAATCCTCGTCTCCAGGCCGAGCGGTTATTGGGCTCTTTATTGAAATGCCGCCGGCTTGATTTGTACCTGAATGCCGGTTCTGCCGACCCGTCTCTCGTGGAAGCGTTTCATGCGCTTCTGGAAAGAAGGGGAAATGGCGAACCCCTTCAATATCTGACCGGGGAACAGGAATTTTTAAAACGCTCTTTTAAGGTCGGCCAGGGGGTTTTAATTCCCCGCCAGGAAACTGAATTGTTGGTGCGGGAAGCCCTCCGTTATTTAAAAATCGGCCCGTTTATTGACCTGGGAACAGGAAGCGGGTGTATCGGAATTTCTCTCTTACTGGAAAGTAAAGAGGCCGTTCAAGGATTTGGCCTGGATTTTTCGGAGGAAGCGATCGCGTATGCGAGGGAAAATGCGCAATCGCTGGGTATCGTCCCCCGCTCCCTCCATTTTAGAACCGGGGATCTGTTTTCACCCTTACCGGCTCAATTAAGGAACTCGTTTGAAATGATTGTTTCCAACCCGCCCTATTTGAATATGCACCTGGATAAAATTGAACCGTCGGTTAGATTGTTTGAGCCCCGCGTTGCTTTGGATGGAGGGGAGGGCGGAATAAAGGTTTATGAAAGAATTTTTAGTGAAGCGGGGTTGTGGTTAAAATGCGGTGGTTTTTTAATTTTGGAAATCGGATACAACCAAAAGGCGGCGATTCTAAATCTTTTAAAAAAGTTCCCTTTTTTGAAAGTTATTAACGTAACCAGAGATGAGCAAGACATTGATCGGGTGATGACGATGATCTACGATCCGGTTTAA
- the prfA gene encoding peptide chain release factor 1: protein MLQKLENLSQRYDELRKLLGNPKVLANPQESQKYGKEQKEISPLVSHFNQYKEIQKQKEEAELILNDPGLDAEFKEMTLNEIKSLNQEKERLEEEIKRLMVPKDPRDEKNVFLEIRAGTGGEEAALFAANLFRMYSKYAESQKWKLEILNSNLTGIGGIKEIVASIEGKRVYSKLKFESGVHRVQRVPSTEAGGRIHTSTVTVAVLPEAEEVDIKINEKDLRVDTFCSSGPGGQSVNTTYSAVRLTHIPTGVVVSCQDERSQLKNRIKGMRILRSRLLEMEKEKLENEIAQNRKSQVGTGERSEKIRTYNFPQNRITDHRVGLTLHRLESVLEGDIDEMINALSAWDNAEKLRTA, encoded by the coding sequence ATCCTGCAAAAACTAGAAAACTTAAGTCAGCGTTATGACGAATTGCGTAAGCTTTTAGGTAACCCCAAGGTATTGGCAAACCCGCAGGAGTCTCAAAAATACGGCAAGGAACAAAAAGAAATATCGCCCCTTGTGTCTCACTTTAACCAGTATAAAGAGATTCAAAAACAGAAAGAAGAGGCGGAACTCATTTTAAACGATCCCGGGCTTGATGCGGAGTTCAAAGAAATGACGCTAAATGAAATCAAGAGTTTGAATCAGGAAAAAGAAAGGCTTGAAGAAGAGATCAAACGTCTCATGGTTCCCAAAGACCCCCGCGACGAGAAAAACGTCTTTCTTGAAATCCGCGCGGGGACGGGAGGGGAAGAAGCAGCCCTTTTTGCCGCCAATTTGTTCAGAATGTATTCGAAATATGCGGAGTCGCAAAAGTGGAAACTGGAGATTCTAAATTCCAATCTCACCGGAATCGGAGGGATAAAGGAAATTGTCGCTTCCATTGAAGGGAAAAGAGTTTACAGCAAGCTCAAATTCGAGAGCGGTGTCCATCGGGTTCAAAGGGTGCCCTCGACTGAAGCGGGAGGGCGGATTCATACTTCGACGGTGACCGTGGCCGTTTTGCCGGAGGCTGAGGAGGTTGACATCAAGATTAATGAAAAAGATCTTCGGGTCGATACTTTTTGTTCCTCCGGACCCGGGGGACAAAGTGTGAATACCACCTATTCTGCCGTTCGACTTACCCATATCCCGACAGGGGTCGTTGTGAGTTGTCAGGATGAACGATCCCAGCTCAAAAACCGGATTAAAGGGATGAGAATTTTGCGTTCCCGTTTGCTGGAGATGGAAAAGGAAAAACTGGAGAACGAAATCGCGCAAAACCGAAAAAGCCAGGTTGGCACAGGCGAGCGGAGCGAGAAAATCAGGACCTATAACTTTCCGCAAAATCGGATAACAGATCACCGGGTGGGTCTGACCCTGCATCGATTGGAGTCGGTTTTGGAAGGGGATATCGATGAAATGATTAATGCGCTTTCGGCATGGGACAACGCGGAGAAGTTAAGAACGGCATGA
- the rpmE gene encoding 50S ribosomal protein L31, translating to MKTEIHPAYQETQIICACGAVVKSKSTAKEIHLDICSSCHPFFTGLQKIVDAEGRVERFKKKYAKK from the coding sequence ATGAAAACGGAGATTCATCCAGCATATCAGGAAACGCAGATTATTTGTGCTTGCGGGGCGGTGGTTAAATCCAAGTCAACGGCAAAAGAAATTCATCTTGATATTTGTTCCTCATGCCATCCCTTCTTTACAGGTCTTCAAAAAATTGTTGATGCCGAGGGTCGAGTCGAACGATTTAAAAAGAAATACGCAAAAAAATAA
- the rho gene encoding transcription termination factor Rho, with amino-acid sequence MNLAELKEKAIAELNDVAKELKIEGASNLRKQELIFAILQAQSEKNGTIFGEGVLETLPDGFGFLRSPDYNYLPGPDDIYVSPSQIRRFNLRTGDIVSGNVRPPKEGERYFALLKVETINFEDPEVARDKILFDNLTPIYPMERIKLESSVDDYSTRIIDLITPIGMGQRGLIVAPPRTGKTMLLQAIAKSITKNHKDVTLIVLLIDERPEEVTDMQRQVKGEVVSSTFDEPAQRHVQVAEMVLEKAKRLVEHKRNVVILLDSITRLARAFNQVVPPSGKVLSGGLDANALQRPKRFFGSARNIENGGSLTIIATALIDTGSRMDDVIFEEFKGTGNMELHLERKLADKRIFPAIDINLSGTRKEELLVDKEDLNKMWILRKVLSPLGSIESMEFLMDKIKGTKTNKEFLESMHK; translated from the coding sequence ATGAATCTGGCTGAATTAAAAGAAAAAGCAATTGCAGAACTCAATGATGTCGCCAAGGAGCTCAAAATTGAGGGAGCAAGTAATTTGAGAAAGCAGGAATTGATCTTTGCGATCCTTCAGGCTCAATCTGAAAAAAACGGAACAATCTTTGGCGAGGGCGTTCTCGAAACCCTTCCTGACGGGTTTGGATTTTTACGGTCTCCCGATTATAACTATCTTCCGGGTCCCGATGACATCTATGTTTCACCTTCACAGATCCGCCGGTTTAATTTAAGAACTGGCGACATTGTTTCTGGAAATGTCCGTCCTCCGAAGGAAGGGGAACGCTATTTTGCCCTTTTAAAAGTCGAAACGATCAATTTTGAGGATCCTGAGGTCGCCAGGGATAAAATCCTTTTTGACAACCTGACTCCGATTTATCCGATGGAACGGATTAAGCTTGAATCCAGCGTCGATGATTATTCAACCCGAATCATCGATTTAATCACGCCGATCGGGATGGGGCAGAGAGGTTTGATTGTGGCTCCTCCCAGAACCGGAAAGACGATGCTGCTTCAGGCGATTGCCAAGTCCATCACGAAGAATCATAAGGACGTGACCTTGATCGTTCTACTCATTGACGAACGGCCGGAAGAGGTGACCGACATGCAGCGGCAGGTTAAAGGGGAGGTGGTGAGTTCCACCTTTGACGAACCGGCCCAGAGGCATGTCCAGGTTGCCGAAATGGTTCTTGAAAAAGCAAAAAGGTTAGTTGAGCATAAACGAAACGTAGTGATCCTTTTGGATAGTATTACGCGCCTGGCTCGTGCGTTTAATCAGGTTGTCCCCCCCAGCGGAAAGGTTTTATCCGGAGGTTTGGATGCCAACGCGCTCCAGCGGCCCAAACGTTTTTTTGGATCCGCCCGGAATATTGAAAACGGCGGGAGTCTGACGATTATTGCGACCGCATTGATCGATACGGGAAGCCGGATGGATGACGTCATCTTTGAAGAATTCAAAGGAACGGGCAACATGGAGCTTCACCTGGAACGGAAACTTGCCGATAAACGTATTTTCCCGGCGATCGACATTAATTTATCCGGAACCCGCAAGGAAGAGCTTCTTGTTGATAAAGAAGATTTGAATAAAATGTGGATCTTAAGAAAGGTGTTAAGTCCGCTGGGATCTATTGAAAGCATGGAGTTTTTGATGGATAAAATTAAAGGGACAAAAACGAACAAGGAATTTCTGGAATCGATGCATAAATAG
- a CDS encoding pyridoxal phosphate-dependent aminotransferase — MRKQGAGARIIDLTESNPIRCQFTYPPDLLRIFLDPLNLKYDPNPRGSLEARKAVLNYYHLKGVKLDPTQVFLTASTSEAYHYLFRLLFDSGDHLLVPRPSYPLIGYLSQLNDIDVDFFDLSYESLHWKIDFDSLSGAIHSRTRGILIVHPNNPTGSYADSEDRNRLISMAKKHRLPIIADEVFFDYLYPGGQALPKSFSANARSLTFTLNGLSKVAGLPQMKLAWIVITGPKGEVQRAVDRLEVIADTYLSINTPVQNGLKKIFENRLLIQSQVMHRILSNRRFLIRQLKKIPGCVCFNAEGGWYAVLKLPQIRTDDEWAVRMLQKEGVLVHPGHFYDFTREACLILSLLPPEPLFNAGINRFVDRIEKDLR; from the coding sequence ATGCGCAAGCAGGGGGCGGGAGCGCGGATCATTGATCTAACCGAGTCCAACCCGATTCGATGTCAATTTACCTATCCTCCTGATTTATTGAGGATTTTCTTAGATCCACTCAATCTTAAATATGATCCGAACCCCAGAGGAAGTCTCGAAGCTCGAAAAGCGGTTTTGAACTATTATCATCTGAAAGGGGTGAAATTAGATCCAACACAGGTTTTTCTGACAGCCAGTACGAGTGAAGCTTACCATTACCTGTTTCGTCTTCTTTTCGATAGCGGCGACCATCTTTTGGTTCCACGCCCCAGCTATCCGTTAATTGGCTATTTGAGCCAGCTAAACGATATCGACGTCGATTTTTTTGATCTCAGTTATGAAAGTTTACATTGGAAAATAGATTTTGATTCTCTGTCCGGAGCGATCCATTCGAGAACGAGGGGAATTTTAATCGTCCATCCCAATAATCCAACAGGATCTTATGCAGATTCAGAGGACCGGAACAGGCTCATTTCGATGGCCAAGAAACATCGCCTTCCGATCATTGCTGATGAAGTCTTTTTTGATTATCTTTATCCCGGGGGCCAAGCTCTCCCTAAAAGTTTTTCTGCAAACGCCAGGTCGTTAACCTTTACGTTAAACGGTCTATCCAAGGTGGCGGGGTTGCCCCAGATGAAATTAGCCTGGATTGTCATTACCGGACCCAAGGGAGAGGTTCAAAGGGCCGTCGACAGGTTGGAAGTGATTGCCGATACCTATCTGTCTATCAATACTCCTGTACAGAATGGTTTAAAGAAAATTTTTGAAAATCGGCTATTGATCCAATCCCAAGTCATGCATCGGATTCTTTCAAACCGTCGTTTCTTAATCCGACAATTAAAAAAAATACCGGGTTGTGTCTGCTTTAATGCGGAAGGGGGATGGTATGCCGTTTTAAAATTGCCCCAAATCCGGACAGACGATGAATGGGCAGTGAGAATGTTGCAAAAAGAAGGGGTTCTGGTTCATCCGGGACATTTTTACGATTTTACACGGGAGGCCTGTTTGATTCTAAGCCTTCTTCCCCCAGAACCCCTCTTTAACGCGGGGATTAACCGATTCGTCGACAGAATCGAAAAAGATTTAAGGTAG
- a CDS encoding Ig-like domain-containing protein has translation MKSKKRKKIVTALLLLILLGCGSKSDSSGVSFVSIDVSPPSPSIISFPYTQQFTAIARDSSGNGVSGVVFTWSDSGPASCIDQKTGLASAKQTFGTDTITATAGNIAGSTPLFINIQGSPPPPPPPNCL, from the coding sequence ATGAAATCCAAAAAGAGAAAGAAGATTGTCACTGCTTTATTATTATTAATCCTTCTGGGGTGCGGAAGTAAAAGTGATTCAAGCGGCGTAAGTTTTGTTTCAATTGATGTGAGCCCGCCGAGTCCAAGCATTATCTCATTCCCATACACTCAACAGTTTACGGCAATTGCCAGAGATAGTAGTGGAAACGGAGTTTCAGGAGTCGTTTTTACCTGGAGTGATTCTGGACCAGCATCCTGCATTGATCAGAAAACGGGGTTGGCTTCAGCAAAGCAGACTTTTGGAACGGATACCATTACAGCAACGGCAGGTAATATTGCAGGGTCTACCCCTCTATTCATTAATATACAAGGCTCCCCTCCTCCGCCTCCTCCACCTAATTGTCTTTAA
- a CDS encoding Ig-like domain-containing protein yields the protein MIYTFDNWAKIPILIVFSFVLFIVGCDLKGGKSEPSELSFSPFPANNFRRVPINTTIRAVFQSPLDPQSIHPDLFLLMDSSGNKVPCKLDYTPFPGSGTFVLILTPLSYSQTPPVFLNPDATYTVALGAGIKSQAGDAQTGLNTWSFKTNNSADFTPPAFNGLSAAQGVDMGSIKLTWGPATDNPGGTPSDQLIFSICYATNAFVCQTRYAPVLSSSTVSTDSNGNFFYVVKSLKPETTYYFIVRVEDLAGNRDTNTVVVNGKTRGGKLYVANFGNNEILAFDHPSKLSSSTATTVRSIKASLNNIVDPYGIFYDQVNNRLFISTCKTVSLYSLVESLDPVVCQPGSSKIAVYNNTPTLPGKDQLPDWTLVNSGLNGPVGVFLDNSLDSSGKRRDTLYVANFVGSSVTIYDNVWSSCQKTLVLGSQTCSVTPRANFTSPDLTNPFGIAFDPVKQFLYVSNYIKSFRVIDSNTGNITPVVPGSTVAVFNDNGAGSILKSFPGTYSAYKTISGFNSPSGLWLDSPMDTLYIANPGASLGPLNAYPGIVAICNVSLIMPGPQSIPGISNPCTISPPPSSPAAQYLAGSNTGLLWPVTMAMTNSLNSSMPSLYISDYSYNNVSIFSPNPLFSATTVSYNTSPNEILHGFNNEIRKPVGIAVSDSAGVDNLYVANSGWDQILFFDQLAANFSQCSGTFPPFQCSFPPQRLISSSISAPSGLFLNNSKDINGTQKDRLYISAFFNNSIVVLDGVSTLSGNAYPSIYKIMTSSAIQNPFGIFVDSSQSREWVYVVNSRKDPAGVFAGMFAVLVFDVSLCPANTIFCDMDLIPGGVRVIHSADFDNPAGIWVDEGLGPNNQPRDILFVSNRGQSSFSSPGSLVSFSYSSTLSGSVPATKIIQGDQTSLFTPAGLFMDSAKNQLYIANQGYHDVLVFNQPQSCIVNAGTNNCNIAPDRTIYNTADILHSIDAPSSIVIDFSSDQLYLSDLGLYQMYSSLLILNQASSVNGQAFISGAFVSSPSGTGGVYQLNLPEAIGLDNTR from the coding sequence TTGATTTATACCTTTGACAACTGGGCTAAAATCCCAATTTTAATCGTTTTTTCTTTTGTTTTGTTCATCGTTGGTTGTGACCTGAAAGGGGGAAAATCCGAGCCGTCGGAGCTGAGCTTTTCCCCATTTCCCGCGAATAATTTTCGTCGGGTTCCGATCAATACGACGATACGAGCCGTTTTCCAGTCTCCTCTTGATCCTCAATCTATTCATCCCGATCTTTTTTTATTAATGGATTCTTCCGGAAACAAGGTCCCTTGCAAATTGGACTACACCCCTTTTCCGGGAAGCGGGACTTTTGTTTTGATCCTTACGCCTTTAAGTTATTCACAAACGCCCCCGGTTTTTTTAAATCCTGACGCCACCTATACCGTAGCGTTAGGGGCAGGGATTAAAAGCCAGGCTGGAGACGCTCAAACCGGTTTAAATACCTGGTCATTTAAAACGAATAACTCAGCCGATTTTACACCTCCGGCGTTTAATGGCCTCAGCGCTGCCCAGGGTGTGGATATGGGGTCCATTAAATTAACGTGGGGTCCGGCAACAGACAATCCAGGAGGAACGCCGTCCGACCAGCTCATTTTTTCAATTTGTTATGCGACCAATGCCTTTGTCTGTCAAACCCGATATGCCCCCGTATTATCAAGTTCTACCGTCTCGACCGATTCTAATGGAAACTTTTTTTATGTTGTCAAATCACTTAAGCCGGAAACAACTTATTATTTTATCGTCAGGGTTGAGGATCTTGCCGGTAACCGGGACACCAACACAGTCGTGGTCAATGGAAAGACCAGGGGCGGAAAATTATATGTTGCCAACTTCGGCAATAACGAGATTCTGGCTTTCGATCACCCTTCAAAATTAAGCAGTTCGACCGCGACGACTGTCCGTTCTATTAAAGCTTCTCTGAACAATATCGTTGATCCCTATGGAATATTTTATGATCAGGTAAACAACCGGCTGTTTATTTCCACCTGTAAAACGGTTTCCCTTTATAGTTTGGTTGAATCCCTGGATCCAGTTGTCTGCCAGCCTGGAAGCAGCAAGATCGCAGTATACAATAATACTCCAACCCTGCCGGGAAAAGACCAGTTGCCCGACTGGACGCTGGTTAATAGCGGGTTAAATGGTCCTGTCGGGGTGTTTCTCGATAATTCTCTGGATAGTTCAGGGAAGAGAAGAGATACTCTGTACGTCGCCAATTTTGTGGGTAGTTCCGTAACGATTTATGATAACGTATGGTCATCCTGCCAGAAGACGTTAGTTTTAGGTAGTCAAACCTGTTCGGTCACACCGCGCGCCAATTTTACAAGTCCTGATTTAACAAACCCCTTTGGAATTGCATTTGATCCGGTTAAGCAATTTTTATACGTTTCCAACTATATTAAATCGTTCCGGGTCATAGACTCCAATACCGGGAATATCACTCCGGTTGTTCCCGGTTCAACCGTCGCAGTTTTTAACGATAACGGCGCCGGCTCAATTCTGAAAAGCTTTCCCGGCACTTATTCTGCGTATAAAACAATCTCAGGATTTAATTCGCCCTCCGGTTTGTGGCTCGATAGCCCGATGGATACGCTTTATATTGCCAATCCGGGCGCCAGTCTGGGACCGTTAAACGCCTATCCTGGAATTGTAGCCATCTGTAACGTAAGTTTGATCATGCCTGGGCCGCAGTCTATTCCAGGAATTTCAAACCCGTGCACGATCAGTCCTCCTCCCTCTTCTCCTGCGGCTCAGTATCTGGCCGGATCGAATACAGGGCTCCTCTGGCCTGTAACGATGGCGATGACCAATAGCTTAAACAGCAGCATGCCGTCACTTTACATTTCGGATTATTCTTATAATAATGTCAGTATCTTTTCGCCAAATCCCTTATTTAGCGCCACGACTGTTTCTTATAATACCTCGCCCAATGAAATCCTCCATGGATTTAATAACGAAATCCGAAAACCGGTGGGGATTGCAGTGAGTGATTCTGCCGGTGTCGATAATCTCTATGTGGCCAATTCAGGATGGGATCAAATTTTATTTTTTGATCAACTCGCTGCAAATTTTAGTCAATGTTCCGGAACCTTTCCTCCTTTTCAATGCTCATTTCCTCCCCAACGACTGATTAGTTCTTCGATTTCAGCCCCTTCCGGACTTTTCCTGAATAATTCTAAGGATATCAATGGAACTCAAAAAGACCGTCTCTATATCAGTGCCTTTTTTAACAATTCGATTGTGGTATTGGACGGGGTCAGTACGTTAAGCGGCAATGCCTATCCTTCTATTTATAAAATAATGACCAGTTCGGCGATTCAAAACCCTTTTGGAATTTTTGTCGATTCCAGCCAGTCGCGTGAATGGGTTTATGTGGTGAATTCCAGAAAAGATCCGGCCGGAGTCTTTGCAGGCATGTTTGCCGTATTGGTTTTTGATGTGTCATTATGCCCGGCAAATACAATCTTTTGCGATATGGATTTAATTCCCGGTGGAGTCCGGGTGATCCATAGCGCGGATTTTGATAATCCGGCAGGAATATGGGTAGACGAGGGATTGGGCCCTAACAATCAGCCAAGAGACATTTTGTTTGTTTCAAACCGCGGCCAGTCAAGTTTTTCCAGCCCGGGGTCTTTAGTGTCGTTTAGTTATTCCAGTACGCTGTCGGGATCGGTGCCGGCGACAAAAATAATTCAGGGAGACCAAACCTCCCTTTTTACGCCTGCAGGTCTTTTTATGGATTCCGCAAAAAACCAGCTTTATATTGCCAATCAAGGTTATCATGATGTTTTAGTTTTTAACCAGCCCCAGAGTTGTATTGTCAACGCGGGAACGAATAACTGTAATATCGCCCCTGATCGGACAATTTATAATACGGCTGATATTCTTCATTCGATTGACGCCCCTTCTTCGATTGTCATTGATTTTTCATCAGATCAACTCTATTTGTCGGATCTGGGTTTGTATCAAATGTATTCTTCTCTCCTGATTCTCAATCAGGCCTCCTCAGTCAACGGGCAGGCTTTTATTTCAGGCGCTTTTGTTTCAAGCCCTTCCGGTACCGGCGGTGTTTATCAACTCAATCTGCCTGAAGCGATTGGACTGGATAATACCCGGTGA
- a CDS encoding DNA recombination protein RmuC: MIEWIMITGLVTLIGVLVFFVFFQSKLISPSTLLIQQQIDYVRTEMSEKFSQTLTHVNEHLTQQSLQLNQQMGNLVQEMHAQLGKMGEQIHSAAGQMGARLDHAACVVGEVQQNLGALSKATENVYEVGKDIASLQEILKTPKLRGSFGEFFLGELLGQILPSSCFTLQHVFKSGDIVDALIHLGQGGVPVDSKFPLENFKRMIGSMNEEERKGYRKKFVQDVKKHIDQISLKYILPDEGTFDFALMYIPAENVYYETIIKEELKGEETSISLYSLERKVIPVSPNCFYAYLQAIVLGLKGLRIENSAKEILDYLSRLKGDFVRFNEEFEILGKHLNNSRLKYEDAVRKLDRFYNKLEEIEDPLHSVKPSVKNIDV; the protein is encoded by the coding sequence ATGATCGAGTGGATAATGATAACGGGTTTAGTGACCTTAATCGGCGTTTTGGTTTTTTTTGTCTTTTTTCAAAGCAAATTGATTTCTCCATCCACCTTGCTCATCCAGCAGCAAATTGACTATGTTCGAACGGAAATGTCGGAAAAATTTTCCCAGACGCTGACGCATGTCAATGAGCACCTCACCCAGCAGTCCCTTCAATTGAATCAGCAAATGGGGAACCTGGTTCAAGAGATGCACGCTCAACTGGGAAAAATGGGCGAACAGATCCATAGCGCCGCCGGACAGATGGGAGCGCGTTTAGATCACGCCGCTTGCGTCGTGGGTGAGGTTCAGCAGAATCTGGGGGCGCTTTCCAAAGCGACAGAAAACGTGTACGAGGTCGGGAAAGATATTGCAAGCCTTCAGGAAATCTTAAAAACCCCCAAGTTAAGGGGATCTTTTGGGGAATTTTTCCTGGGGGAACTTTTAGGACAAATTCTCCCATCTTCTTGTTTTACTCTCCAGCACGTCTTTAAAAGCGGGGATATCGTCGATGCTCTGATTCACCTTGGACAGGGGGGTGTTCCGGTTGATTCCAAGTTTCCTCTCGAAAATTTTAAAAGAATGATCGGATCTATGAATGAGGAAGAACGAAAAGGGTATCGGAAAAAGTTTGTTCAGGATGTCAAAAAACACATCGATCAGATATCCCTCAAATACATTCTTCCGGATGAGGGAACCTTTGATTTTGCCTTGATGTATATCCCGGCCGAGAATGTCTATTATGAAACGATTATCAAAGAAGAGTTGAAAGGAGAGGAAACTTCCATATCCCTTTATTCTCTTGAACGGAAGGTCATTCCTGTTTCTCCTAATTGTTTTTATGCCTATCTTCAGGCCATCGTGCTGGGACTCAAAGGGCTTCGTATTGAGAATTCGGCTAAAGAAATTCTGGACTACCTCTCCCGTTTAAAAGGAGATTTTGTCAGGTTCAACGAAGAATTTGAAATTCTTGGTAAACATTTAAATAATTCCAGGTTAAAATATGAGGATGCGGTTAGAAAACTCGACCGTTTTTACAATAAATTGGAAGAAATAGAGGATCCGTTACATTCCGTGAAACCCTCGGTCAAGAATATTGATGTTTAA
- a CDS encoding glutathione S-transferase N-terminal domain-containing protein: protein MPLWRPAVLKNRGGEMKLYSLESCPFCELVRDKLDELSLTCEITEVPGPRQLRKEVFEVSGQYLVPVFVDGDIVLNDEDKIVKYLEETYGKNKKENIA from the coding sequence ATGCCATTATGGCGCCCTGCAGTATTAAAAAACAGGGGGGGAGAAATGAAACTCTATAGTTTGGAATCATGTCCTTTCTGTGAGCTCGTCAGGGATAAGCTCGATGAGCTATCCCTGACCTGCGAAATAACAGAGGTCCCGGGCCCGCGACAGCTTCGGAAAGAAGTGTTTGAAGTTTCGGGACAATATCTTGTGCCGGTTTTTGTGGATGGAGATATCGTCCTGAATGACGAAGACAAAATTGTGAAATATCTTGAGGAAACTTACGGAAAAAACAAGAAAGAGAACATTGCCTAA
- a CDS encoding KamA family radical SAM protein, with translation MIPSEQWKKDLKESIETIDELAQHFPLLENKEELENLIKQYPLRITPYFLNLMKEKGDPIIKQVLPMLEESNYSASCMDDPLAEGHDSPVPNLVHRYPDRVLLYLTSQCPIYCRFCTRKRFVGEPGFIPRGVLEGWVDYLTVHTEVRDIIMSGGDPLLLTDEYLEKIVRSLREIPHIEIIRIGTRVPGTLPSRITDKLCQMLKKYHPFYMNLHFNHPDEITPEVKEACAKLADAGIPLGGHTVLLRGINDDPEVMKSLMQKLLAIRVKPYYLYQADLVSGTDHFRTSVETGLEIIKALRGHTSGMAVPHFVIDAPGGGGKVAILPEDVLIHKDTNQVIVKNYENKIFMYPQPEESKVSAPAVNP, from the coding sequence ATGATTCCTTCCGAACAATGGAAAAAAGACTTAAAAGAAAGCATTGAAACCATTGACGAATTGGCCCAACACTTTCCATTGCTTGAAAATAAAGAAGAACTGGAAAACCTGATCAAACAGTATCCCCTCCGAATCACCCCCTATTTTCTCAATTTAATGAAGGAAAAAGGGGATCCGATTATTAAACAGGTGCTTCCGATGTTAGAGGAATCCAACTATTCGGCCTCGTGTATGGACGATCCGCTTGCCGAAGGGCATGACAGTCCCGTGCCTAATCTCGTGCACCGTTATCCTGACCGGGTACTCCTTTATCTGACGAGCCAATGCCCGATTTACTGCCGTTTTTGCACCCGAAAAAGGTTTGTGGGCGAACCCGGGTTTATTCCCAGGGGAGTTCTTGAAGGGTGGGTCGATTACTTAACCGTCCATACGGAAGTCCGCGATATTATCATGTCGGGCGGAGACCCTCTTTTATTAACCGATGAATATCTTGAAAAGATCGTTAGGAGTTTAAGAGAAATTCCGCATATTGAGATTATCAGGATTGGAACCCGGGTGCCCGGAACACTCCCCTCCAGGATTACGGACAAACTCTGTCAGATGTTGAAAAAATATCATCCTTTTTACATGAACCTTCATTTTAACCATCCGGACGAAATTACTCCGGAAGTGAAAGAAGCCTGCGCAAAACTGGCGGATGCCGGAATTCCTTTAGGTGGACACACCGTGCTGTTAAGGGGAATTAATGATGATCCCGAGGTCATGAAATCTCTGATGCAAAAGCTTCTGGCGATTCGGGTAAAACCGTACTACCTTTATCAGGCAGATTTAGTTTCGGGAACTGATCATTTCAGAACCTCCGTTGAAACGGGCCTTGAAATTATCAAAGCGCTGAGAGGCCATACTTCCGGAATGGCGGTTCCTCACTTTGTCATTGACGCGCCCGGCGGAGGAGGCAAAGTAGCGATCCTTCCGGAAGATGTCTTGATTCACAAAGACACAAACCAGGTCATCGTTAAAAATTACGAAAATAAAATTTTCATGTATCCTCAGCCGGAAGAGTCCAAAGTTTCGGCTCCCGCCGTCAATCCCTGA